GCTCGTTTAACGCCTCGTTGCGTTCCTTGAGTGCTGCTTGTATCGCTGTTCCCAATGCAACGGCCTCATCGGGATTAATATGGGAATAGGGCAGTCGCCCAAATATTTTGCTTACGATGGATTTGATAAGCGGCATCCGCGTCGCACCGCCAATAAGCACGATGGCGTCTAGGTCCCGAGGTGAGATGGATGCGTCTCGCAAAGCACGCTCGATCGGCTGTCGCAGTCGTTGCAGCAGAGGAAACGCGAGTTCTTCCAGCTGATTTCGACTAAGGGTCGTTTCAACCAGCTCACCCTGGATATTGACACTCATTTTCCCTTCTTGCTCGGAAAACAAGGCGCGCTTGCACAACTCAGCTTGCTTGTGGATGGACGAACGCGTTTTGCTGTCCAGCGTGTTGATATCGAGTCGATGGGCTTCAATGAAATAAGAGGCGATCAGATCGGTAAAGTCTTCGCCGCCCAGAAAGTTGTCTCCAGCGATTGATTTTACTTCCATCACACCTTCGAACATTTCCAAAATAGAAACGTCAAACGTTCCACCACCTAAATCGAATACGAGGAATTGTGTCTCGGATTCCTCTTGATGGAGCCCATATGAGATCGCGGCGGCAGTCGGTTCGCTGATTAAGCGCTCTACTTTCAGTCCTGCAAGCTCCGCTGCCCGCTTGGTCGCTTTGCGTTGTGTGTCGTTGAAATAGGCAGGCACACTAATAACCGCTTCGTGAACGGGGTGCCCTAAATGAGCTTCTGCATCCGCCTTCAAAGATTTAATCACAAAGGAGGAAAGGTCATCGGCAGAAAAGGAATATCTCCCGAGTTGGTATCTTTTTTCTGTCCCCATAAACCGTTTAAAAGTAGAAGCGGTACGATCTGGGTGAGTTAAGAGGCGCTCTCTGGCGATTTTTCCAATCAAGATCTCGCCGTTCTCATCGACGCTGACAACAGAAGGAGTTAGTGTTTCTCCGAGCGCGTTTGGAATGAGCGCGGGTCCATTTTCAGTCCAGTAGGCAACCAGACTGTTCGTCGTGCCCAAATCAATTCCAATGGTGGTCATTAGCTAGGTCCTCATTTCCGTGTTTTTTCTACTAATATCGGCAAAAAAAAGCGACTTTGTAGATAATTTTACCATGAAAAATATGGATA
The window above is part of the Brevibacillus brevis NBRC 100599 genome. Proteins encoded here:
- a CDS encoding molecular chaperone HscC, producing MTTIGIDLGTTNSLVAYWTENGPALIPNALGETLTPSVVSVDENGEILIGKIARERLLTHPDRTASTFKRFMGTEKRYQLGRYSFSADDLSSFVIKSLKADAEAHLGHPVHEAVISVPAYFNDTQRKATKRAAELAGLKVERLISEPTAAAISYGLHQEESETQFLVFDLGGGTFDVSILEMFEGVMEVKSIAGDNFLGGEDFTDLIASYFIEAHRLDINTLDSKTRSSIHKQAELCKRALFSEQEGKMSVNIQGELVETTLSRNQLEELAFPLLQRLRQPIERALRDASISPRDLDAIVLIGGATRMPLIKSIVSKIFGRLPYSHINPDEAVALGTAIQAALKERNEALNELVLTDVCPYTLGTGIVQTMANGKHEDGYFFPIIERNTPIPVSRVERLYTVLDNQRSILVDVYQGESRRVEHNLKLGELNIKVPPAKKGEESIDVRYTYDINGILEVEVTVVSTGVKTKAVIEKNPGSLSKEEIEERFQALQNIKIHPRERTENRLLLAKGERMYEEALGENRMIIANYLRRFESVLSTQNERDIAKAAEELKQQLDMFEGWNEY